In Strigops habroptila isolate Jane chromosome 4, bStrHab1.2.pri, whole genome shotgun sequence, a single genomic region encodes these proteins:
- the CRACR2B gene encoding EF-hand calcium-binding domain-containing protein 4A isoform X2 gives MDRSRHEETFESGWSDDLDPADDDEEKRFCSMMEQLGAVQMFEDPREIRELWARLRKERPELLSNFEEFLLRVSSYIREVNHEKESMEQALKRKETDHDREVRCLYEEMEQQIKAERERLICQEALRHDRSNLLQKELRSKEQELEKILYRQKKLEHQLQSLNSEQLETRVQNERLRHLNENLLEELEKSKWELEAVKGQLQKLQKEAQLEQERKDRDVFRVSKNMQKEKQSLLRQLELLREMNKKLRDERDAFEAKKLAPQSKKPLLKKGSVLGSYLLDDKPVKRQLASEDLPFTFLVDVAVEEPNRKNCKYFPGNRTWLNTGEGGSTNSGEKRRDKERWSLAADVEWLKMTLKGDADCRKNADGLDDAPLPPREQPVGTETRLQAWEPASCSPDRIFKVVFVGNSGVGKSSFIHRFCYDRFLAELNATIGIDYQVKSLVVGNTQVALQLWDTAGQERFRSITKQYFRKADGILVMYDITAECSFMAVRNWMSSVQEGIEDGAVVFLLGNKTDAAQRETRSVPRMEGERLAKEYKAVFYECSAMTGYNITEPMLHMARLLTAQEDRQRENALQLEDVSRRKGCCA, from the exons ATGGATCGCTCCAGACATGAGGAGACCTTTGAGTCAGGCTGGTCAGATGACTTGGACCCTGCAGATGATGATGAAGAGAAACGATTCTGTTCCATGATGGAGCAGCTCGGAGCAGTCCAAATGTTTGAAGA CCCACGAGAGATTCGGGAGCTCTGGGCTCGGCTAAGAAAAGAGCGTCCGGAGCTCTTATCCAATTTCGAAGAGTTTCTGTTGCGTGTTTCTTCGTACATAAGGGAGGTGAATCATGAGAAGGAGTCTATGGAACAGGCATTGAAGCG GAAGGAGACAGACCATGACCGAGAAGTCAGGTGCCTTTATGAAGAAATGGAGCAACAGATCAAAGCAGAAAGGGAGAGGCTGATCTGCCAG GAAGCACTGAGACATGACAGGAGTAACCTGCTCCAGAAGGAGCTGCGCAGcaaagagcaggagctggagaaaatCCTCTACCGCCAGAAGAAG CTGGAACATCAGCTGCAGTCGCTGAACTCGGAGCAGCTGGAGACCCGTGTGCAGAATGAAAGGCTCCGGCACCTGAATGAAAATCTGCTGGAAGagctggagaaaagcaaatgggAGCTGGAGGCAGTGAAGGGGCAATTACAGAAGCTCCAGAAAGAGGCTCAACTTGAGCAAGAGCGGAAGGACAG GGATGTGTTTAGAGTCTCCAAGAAcatgcagaaagagaaacaaagcctCCTCCGGCAGCTGGAGCTCCTCAG AGAGATGAACAAGAAACTTCGAGATGAGCGAGATGCTTTTGAAGCCAAGAAGCTG GCACCTCAGAGCAAAAAGCCCCTGTTGAAGAAAGGGTCAGTGCTAGGCAGTTACCTGCTGGACGACAAGCCGGTCAAACG ACAACTGGCCTCTGAGGACCTTCCTTTCACCTTCCTGGTGGATGTGGCAGTGGAAGAACCCAACAGAAAGAACTGTAAATACTTCCCAGGCAACAGGACGTGGCTGAACACAGGAGAAGGAGGCAGCACAAACtctggagagaagaggagagacaAGGAGAGATGGTCATTGGCAGCAGATGTTGAGTGGTTGAAGATGACTTTGAAGGGTGATGCCGACTGCAGAAAAAATGCAGATGGATTAGATGATGCTCCCTTGCCTCCTAGAGAACAGCCTGTGGGCACCGAAACCAGG CTCCAGGCATGGGAGCCAGCCAGCTGTTCCCCAGACCGCATCTTTAAAGTGGTGTTTGTAGGGAATTCCGGTGTTGGGAAGAGTTCCTTCATCCACCGTTTCTGCTATGACAGGTTCTTGGCTGAGCTCAATGCAACCATTG GTATCGATTACCAGGTGAAGAGCCTGGTGGTGGGTAATACCCAGGTTGCCTTACAGCTGTGGGATACAGCTGGACAAGAAAG GTTTCGGAGCATTACCAAGCAGTATTTCCGGAAGGCGGATGGGATTCTGGTGATGTACGACATTACGGCCGAGTGCTCCTTCATGGCAGTGCGGAACTGGATGAGCAGTGTCCAG GAAGGTATCGAGGATGGAGCTGTGGTCTTTCTGCTTGGAAATAAAACGGATGCTGCGCAGAGAGAGACCCGGAGTGTGCCCAGGATGGAAGGGGAAAGGCTGGCAAAG GAATACAAGGCTGTCTTCTATGAGTGCAGCGCAATGACCGGATATAACATCACAGAGCCCATGTTGCACATGGCCAG GTTGCTGACAGCACAAGAAGATAGGCAGAGGGAGAATGCCCTTCAGCTGGAAGATGtcagcaggaggaaagggtGCTGCGCATAA